The genomic interval GAGCAGGTCGACTTCGGCGTCACCAGGCCCGACTTCGTGCTCGAGCGTCACGGCGACCCGCAGCGCATCGCGATCTACACCGACGGCTTCCAGTACCACGCGACCACCACCCACAACCGGATCGCGGACGACGCTGCCAAGCGGCGCTGGATGCGAGACCAGGGTCACATCGTCTTCAGCGTCACGTGGGACGACCTCGTTGAGGCGAGCGCGACAACGCGCCCTGCACTGCCCGCCTGGTTCGCAGAATCCAAGGCGAAGACTCTCGCGAGCATGTGGAAGATCCCCGCAGACCGCGTCGACTATGTGGCCAGCAACCCCATCGACCAGGTCATGTCGTACGTGCAGGATCCTTCGTCGCTCGAACTCTGGCAGCGCATGGGAACGGTGCTGCCCATGTTGCTGTGGAACCCGCCGACCCAATACCGGGTGTCGGATGCGGGCCTGCCAGCATGGGGGAGCGCCCTCCTCGACGGACTCAACGCGGAGAAGGCGGCAGGTGGGGTGTCGAACGGCGCGTTCACCCACGTTGGTGCAGTCGCCCTCGCCGGGCGTCTCCATCCCGACCTGACCGTGGAAGCGGCGCTCGTGCTCGACGATCGCACGGATGCGCTGCTTGCGCCGGGCTTCATCGACCAGTGGAAGCTCTGGCTGCGATGGTCGAACGTTGTCGGGCTTGCGCCTTCAACTGTTTCGCACTGGGTGGGAGCCCGCAGCGAGACCGAATCAGGCGCCGGGTCGGAATCCGGAGCCGTTCAGCGCGTTCCAGAGGTGTGGAGCGAGCTTGGGCCGCTTGCGACGGACATCGAGCGTCAGCTCCTCGCTTCGGTGGGCGCCAACGACCTCCCGCTGCCAGCCCTCGGGCACGAGACTGGCGACGGCATCCCTCTTGCGGTGTGCTGGCCCGACCGAAAGATCGTGCTCGACCACGACCTCGCCGACGACGAGCGTCAGGACCTGCTCGCCGCGGGCTGGACCATCGTCGTACCGCAACCCGAGGCGGTCCGGACCGCCCTCGAGAACGACTGAGCAGGAGCGCCATGCCCAATCTCATGATGTCCAAGCAGTACACGCAGCAGAACCTGCAGAAGGATGTGCGTGCGCTCGCATTCCAGTTCCTCAACAAGCTATGCGAGGACGACACTTCGCCGGGTCTGCACATTGAGCCGATCAACAACTCCGTCGATCGGCGGGTCCGCACCGGACGCGTGAACCAGCAGTACCGGGCGGTTCTCTACAAGCTTGAGAACCACGGCGGCGAGCCCACTTACCTGCTCGCGGGCATCTGGAACCACGACGACGCGATCGATTATGCCGAGCGCCACTCGCTCCGTACGAATCCCGTCAACGGCGTCTTCGAGCTGATTGAAACAGCCGCCCCTGCGGCCGTCGGCGTGGCGCCGATCGCCCCCGCGCCAGCCACTGTCGCGAAGACGGACGATACTCCGGTGCTCACGAAACTCGGCTACCTGCCGAGCGACCTTATCGACGGATTCGGATTCTCGCCGCGCGTCGCCGACTTCGTGTTCGACCTCGCAACCGAGTCCGAGGTTCGGGCGTTCGCACGGACGCTCAGCACAGCGTGGCACGCCGATGTGCTCGACGGCATGCTCGCTGAGATGTCGGTGCAGCACATCCAGGAGTCGCTCGATCTTCTGCCGGAGAACAGCAATGACGCCGCCGATGCGTCGGAGCAGCAGCCAGGGTTCGAGCACGTCGCGGTCGATACCCCGGCGCCCGAGCCTCACGAGGACGACGATCAGCGCATCCTCGAGGCCCTCCAGCATCCGGCCGCACGGGCGCAGTGGCGTCTCATCGAGAACGACGAGGAGCTCCGCGACATCATCGAGCTCGGCGACATGGCCGGATGGCGCGTATTCCTCCACCCCGAGCAGCGTCGATACGTCGAGCGCGACTACAACGGCCCGTTCCGTCTCACCGGCGGTGCCGGTACGGGCAAGACAGTCGTACTCTTGCACCGCGCGCGCTACCTCGCCCGCCGCAACCCGGAGGCGCGGATCGTGCTCACCACGTTCACCCGGCAGCTCGCAGCGAACCTCGAGCGAGATCTGCAGCGGCTCGACGCGTCCATCCGGATCGCGGGGGAGCTCGGCGAGCCCGGCGTGCTCATCCGCGGCATCGATCAGCTTGCCGTCGCTGTGCGGAAGCACGGGAGCAAGTCGTACAGCGAGGCGGGTCGAGGTGCCATCGGAGAAGAGGCGGGCACGAACGGACCACTCGTGAGCGACGCCGACGAGTGGGAGCAGGCGGCCGAGCGTGAACCCGGCGACCTTCCCGCTGCAGTGCGCAGCGCAGCCTTCCTCGAGGCCGAGTACGTGAATGTCGTGCTCCCGAATCGAATCACCACGCGTGACGACTTCCTGACGGTGCGCCGACCCGGGCGCGGTGTAGCGCTCGACCGCGCGAAGCGCAACGCTGTGTGGGCGATCATCGAGCGCCGCCGCCGCACTCTCCGCCTCGACGGCAAGCTCACGTTCAAGGAGACCGCCGAGGTCGCTGCACACTACCTCGATCAGACGTCGCCGCTTGCGGACCATGTGCTCGTCGATGAGGGTCAGGACCTCGCCCCGTCGCACTGGAAGCTGCTGCGCGCTCTGGTGGCGCCGGGGCAGAACGACATCTTCCTCGCAGAGGACAGCCACCAGCGGATCTACGGGCACCCCGTCGTCCTCTCCCGGCTGGGAATCGCGATCCGCGGCCGCTCGCGCCGCCTCGAGCTGAACTACCGCACCACAGCAGAGAATCTCCGGTTCGCGTTCGCCGCTCTCCAAGGAGGGGTGTACCTCGACCCTGAAGGCGATGCTGAGGCGGTGGTCGGAGGGTACCGTTCGGCGCGCACCGGCCCCGCCCCGCGCGTAGTCGCGGCGAGCAGCATGGCCGACCAGGCGAAGGTCGTCGCCGAGGTGCTGCGCGAGTGGATCGATGCGGGTGTGGACCCGGCATCGATCGCCGTCGTCACAGCCGCCCGCCCGACCGCCCTGCACGACAGGCTCCTTGCCGCAGACGTCCCCGTCGGAGAGCCGAAGAACGACGTGCTACCTGCAGGTCGAATCGCCGTGCTCACCATGCACAAGGCGAAGGGGCTCGAGTTCAGCCGTGTCATCGTCTTCGACATCTCGGCTGGCAGCTTCCCGGTTCCCGCTTCCGTCAAGAACCTGCTCGCTGAAGAGTTGCAGGAGGCGGAGACAAAGGCGCGCTCGCTGCTCTACGTCGCCGCCAGCCGTGCGCGCGACGAGCTCGTGGTCAGCTATCAGGGCGCGCCTTCCGATGTGGCTCGGGATCTGCTGGCGTCGGCGACTACGGAATAGCGGGTCGACATGAGCGACGCGACGCGATTCTTCGAGCCGTGGGAGCAGGCGAGCATCGCCAACTGGCAGGATTTCCAGGCCGAGGTCAACGAGCTGACCGCCAGATACGAAGGGCACCGGCTCGTCTGGCGCGGCGTGCGCGATGCATCGTGGGGAGTACACAGCTCGCTGTCGCGTGCACTGCGTCAGGTGTACGGCCGCTACCCGACCGAGAACGAGATGGTCGCCGCTGAGAAGGAGTCGTTGCGTCTGGCGCGAGAGGACTGGAGGTTCGACGGTGTCCCCGCGCTCGAATTGCTCGCCCAGTTGCAGCACTTCGGAGGACCCACGCGGCTGCTCGATGTGTCGGAGAACCCACTCATCGCTCTATGGTTCGCTACTGAAGAGCCACGCAAAGATGAGGCGGAGAACGACGGCCGCGTGCTCGCGTTCGTCGCGCCGACGACACGGGACATCCACCTAAATGACCGCTGGAATGGACGCAATGCGCGCTGGCATTCTCTGACGACGGACTTCGCTCGGGTGGAGAAGCGGTGGGGCACCGGGCTCGGCCGTTCGTACTGGCGGCCGCCGACCTACCACGGTCGTATCGGCTCGCAGAGCGCAGGTTTTCTTCTCGATGGCGTCCCGCTCGAGGGTGCCCGCGGAGGACTCGGGCAGCGCTCGCCGGAGATCGAGGAGGCCTGGACCGCGGCGGAGATGCGCGAGTTCGCCTCCATCCCGATGAAGCTCACGCACATCCGCCGCGGTAATCTCGCTGCCGACTCAGCACCGGTATTCACCTATCGTTTGAAGGCGGGCGCGAAGCCGGATATCCGCCACCAGCTGCAGGTGCGTTACAGCCTTCGTGCCTCGTCGATCTACTCGGACATGTTCGGCCTTGCAGCGCACCTGGCGAGCCGGCCGGAGCTTCTCGCCCGCGGTTGACCCGCAGCCAACTTCTGGCTTCGCTGTCGCAGTGGATGTCGGCGGCTGCCGCCACAATGACGGACACCCGAACCGTCATTCCCGAACCGGAGGCCGAGATGTCCCAGAACGACCCCGTCCGCGCGTACGCACTCGTCCGCTGCGTCGGCGGGCCGCTCGATGGGCGGGTCTTCGCCGACATGCCGGTCTACGAGCATGGTCCGGCCGCGAAGGCCAGCATTCCGGTTGGCGACGAGCAGCGTGCGGACTATCTGCGGCGAGCGGTCACGGAGGCCGACGGTTCGTGGACGTATGACTACCTCGGCCCCGAGGGTGCTGTCTCGATGCTGCCGCCGGGGACGTCGATCGTGCGGCCCTCCTCGTGGACGGCGAATCGCAGACATGGCCGTGATGCACCGAAGGACGCCTTCGATGCCGCCGTCGCTGGGCTCCGCTGCCAGTCTTCGCCCGAGGCCGGGAACCCACACCAGCCCAAGGCCGGCGCGCAGGCGGCCAGCCCTGCGCAGCAGCGAACCGACCCGTCGCCAACCTCGCAACCCAAGGCCGGGCCGAGGTTCGTGGGTGCGGGAGGCCTCGACAAGGAGGCGCTGCTCGAGCTCGAGCGGCGGCGCCGCGCGAACGGACGGCGGCGCGCGTACCTGGAGCGCACGGTTCAGAACAACCGAGAGCTCGCGCTTCTCGCGGATTCCGCCCGGGCCGCCGAGCAGATCCGACTGGCGCAGCGGATCGCGGTCGAAGCGCACGCGGGTCAGTCGGATGCGACCGGCGACGATCTCGTTCGCTTTCTCGAGCGCGTGGCATCCCGGTTCGATCCCGTGGAGCAGCCGGTCGAGCATGCGGTCGCCTGGTTGCATGAGGTGGTCCCCTCAAGCTGGTTCGAGTGGGAGGACCTCAAACGCCGCGGTGTGGACAGGGCGGTCATCGGTCTCGCTGAATTGCTCGACCCCAGCAGGTATGAGAAGCCTGAGCAGATGTCCGAGCATCTCCGTAGGAGCCGGAGGGGCGCCGCTGTCATGAATGCGGTGATCGCAGAGCTCTCGGATCTGACGGATGACGATCTCCGCCCCGACGCCCGTCGCCGCATCGAGGAGCGTAAGCGTCTGTGGACTGGAGAGCCCAGCACCACAGGCCCCGGTCGCCGAACGAGTTAAGCCCCCTACCGCCGCCGATACAGTTGCGCCGGACGCCCCGGTGCGCCGAGGTCGAGCTCGCCCGTGGGTTCGAGGAGTGGGAGCATCGCCCGGCGGAATCCGTCTCGCTGAATGGGTCCGCTGGCGACCGTCTCGTGGAGCGCGTGCAACTCGCTCATGCGGAAGGCGTCCTCGAGCAAGCCCGCGGGGTCGGGGGTGGCGGAGTAGCGATCGCGCATCGCGGCGACCGCTTCGGCCACGATCGCGTCGTGGCCGAAGGCGAGGCCAGCAGCGTCCATGACGGGAATGAGCTGCGTGCGCTCGCTGTCGACGGCGAGACGACGTGCGGGCACGATGTCGAGGTGCGCGACGGAGAGCACCCATCCGCGGGGGTCCCGAGTCGGATCGTCGAACACATGCAGCTGCGCGGGGGAGAGTCCATCGACGTCAGCCTTCGTGCGCAGAGATCGGAGAACCGCGTCCGCAAGACGCTCGCCCGGGTGCAGGAAGGTTCCCGGCAGGCGCCATGCCTCATTCGCATCCGGCCGCACGACCAGCACCTCGAGAGCATCTCGAACCGTGAGCACCGCCGTGTCGACCGCGACGGATGGGCGTGGGTAGTCGTCGAGGCTCTTGCCGTGGCTGTCGCGATAGATCATCCACGCAGTTTACGCAGTATTGCGCAATGTCGGCGGTAGGCCATATTCTGAATTTGAGCACAATCGATCTAATAGGAGCGGCCATGCGAAGTTCGTACCACGACAGTGAGCTCGCCCACGTTCCCGCGATCCTCCTCGGGGGTCCGCTCGACGGAAAGCGGTATCGAGTGCCGATCTTCCCGACCGGAGGTGTTCCTCATGGCTTCAGCTCCCCGCTCACCGAACCGCACCAGACGAGCGAGTACGCCCACTATCGGCTGTCTGCCGACGAGCTGATCGGCGGGCACTACCTGTACTTCTTCGATTCGATCACCCCGCCAGCAGCACTCACCCGTACCGCAGAAGGAGACGCACAATGACCACTCGACTCACCGCACCTCAGCTCGATCGCGCCGTCGGCGCCGTCCTCGGCATGGCCGCGGGCGACGCACTCGGAGCAGGATACGAATTCGGCCCACCGCTCGCCGAGGATGCGACGGTCACGATGGCTGGCGGTGGCGGATTCGGATGGGCGCCCGGCGAGTGGACGGATGACACGAGCATGGCCGTGCCGATCCTCCGCGAACTCGCCGCTGGTGCCGACCTCGCTGAGGAAGCGTCGCTCGATCGGATCGTCGCGGCCTGGGCGGACTGGGCACGAACCGCACCCGACGTAGGCATCCAGACTCGTCAGGTGCTGGCCAGCATCGGTCGCCATGGTGGCGCGACCGCGGAGGCTGCGCGCGCGTCGGCTCGCGCGGTGCACGACGCGAGCGGGCGTTCCGGAGGCAACGGATCGCTCATGCGTACGGCTCCTGTTGCCCTCGCGTTCCTCGCTGACGGCCAGGAGGTCGCTCTCGCCGAGACGGCGCGGGCGGTGAGCGGGCTCACCCACGTCGACGAGGACGCGGGCGATGCCTGCGTCATCTGGTGCCTCGCGATCCGTCACGCCATCCGCACGGGCGAGCTCGACATCCAGGTGGGCATCGACGGCCTTCCGGAGGAACGCCGCAACCGGTGGGTCGCGCTCATCACCGACGCCGAGACGCGCCAGCCGCGCGACTTCGCGAAGAACGGCTGGGTCGTCGAGGCGCTGCAGGGGGCGTGGTCGGCGATTACCCATGGAGGGGATCTCGTCGACGTCCTCGAGCGCGCGGTACGCGGCGGTCGGGACACCGACACCGTCGCCGCGATCGCGGGAGCGCTGGCCGGTGCGGTGCGCGGAGGCAGCGGCGTGCCGTTCCGCTGGCGCCGGATTCTGCACGGGTGGCCGGGGCTCGACGCGGATGAGCTCACCATTGCCGCGATCCTCGCGGCCCGACGTGGCCGTCCGGATGCGCACGGCTGGCCTGCCAGCCCACGGTTCGACTACAGCGGTTTCGCGGGCGGGCGTCTCGCGGCTCACCCCCACGACGACGGCGTGCTGATCGGCTCGGTCGACGCGCTCGACCATCTGCCTGGCGAAGTCGATGCGGTCGTCTCGCTGTGCCGCCTCGGGTCCGAGCAGGTCCCGGCGCGCATCCCGGCGGCGATGCGTCACCGCGTCTGGCTCATCGACGTAGCCGACCCGGCCGAGAACCCGCACCTCGACGAGGTGCTGCGCGACGCCGCGGATTCGGTGGCGGCACTCCGCGCGGAGGGCCGGACCGTGCTGTTGCATTGCGTGGAGGCGCGCTCGCGCACACCCATCGTCGCGGCGGCCTACGCCGCCCTGCATCTCGGTGTGCCCGCAGGCCAGGCGCTGAACGACGTGCTCGCGGCATTGCCGCACGCGCGCCCCAACGCGGGCTTCCTCGAAGCGTTTCCGCGGATCGTCCGCTGATGGCAAAGGTCCGATACTCCCGTTGCGGTCTGCCACGAGGACGATCCTCTAGAGGTTCGTCTCGTCCACCGTGACGAACGACGACCAGGCCCGCCGACGGATCGGCGGGCCTGTCAGCATCGGAGCTATCCGACCGCGAGCGTCCAGCCGCCGTCGGCCGACACCGTGATCGCACTCGGACCCGAGCTCAGCGGCACGACGCCGTCGTAGGCGCCGATCTCGTTGACCAGCAGACCGAAGCTGAACATCTTCGCGGTCTCCTCCGAGACGACGAAGTTGCGGGAGCCACTGTGAGTGGTTGCGAGCTTGCTCGCGCCGCCCGAGTACAGCAGCACCATGTCTCCGGTGCCTGATGCGGCGCCGTCGAGGCGGGTTGCCGTCGAAATGGGGGAGATCGTGATGCTCCAGGCGCCGTCTGCGGTGATCTGCAACGTCGTCCCATCGCCGAGGGCGTTGAAGCCCCACGCCGTCGTGCCGTTGTAGCCGCCGATCGTGTTGACGAGCAGGTCGCCCGTGGACTGGTTGTTGGCGTCGAGCACACTGATCACGAAGTTGCGCGATCCGTCATGCGTCGCCGTCACGAGACCAGCCGACACCCCGACAGGCAGCGAGATCAGGTTGTCGCCCGAGCCCGCCTGCGAGACGGGCTCGAACGAGCCGAACGCCTTGTCGGCCCACTCCGCGGTGGGGTCGCCGGCTTCCTCGGCTGGCTCCTCGGCCGGGGCCTCTTCGTCGGCTTCGGGTTCGTCGACCGGCTCCGCGACGACACTGGCGACCTCGTCGGATGCGCCGGGGCGCGATCCGGCGTTCGCACCGTTGACCATCGAGGTCACGAGCGACAGCGCCACGAGCGCGGCGGTGACGATCCAAGCGATCTTTTTGTGCTGGGCGTACCCCTCAAGGGGCTGTCCGGCCTTATCGCGCTGAGCGCCGGCGAGCACCAGGATCACGTCGATGAGCACCCAGACTCCGAAGCCGCCGAAGGTGATCAGCTTGAGGATCGCGGTGCCGATCTTGCCGAGGTAGAAGCGGTCGGCCCCGAAGAATCCGACGAGTAGCGCCAGAAGCCACGTAACGAGGAACGACTTCGGCCCGGTCGTCGAGAGTCCGACAGAGGGAGCGGGCGGTGCGGGATATGACGTCACGGGCGGCGCGGAGTACGGCCCGGCGGGTGCGGCGGGCGCTGCGGGCGCTGCAGACTCGCCGGAGTCGGGTGAAGCAGGAGGGGAGACGGTCATGCGACTGCCTTTCGGGTGGATTTCGGATGTCGGAAGATGCGCCGTTTCGGGTACGACGCCGACAATTGAGAGACGCTAAGCCGCACCCCCGACATCGAGGCGGAGGTGCTCTCGAAACCCCACGCCGACGTGCGGCGGTTCCGCCCGCGAACGAGCGGATCCCCCCAACCTTGGGGCGCGCGGCGCCCGCACGAGCGCGGATAGCCTCAGCCCATGGTGCGCATGATCCCCGGGGTTCCTCGTGATGGTGCAAACCGATCCGAGAAGCAGATCTTCATGGCGCTCGAGTCGCTCATGGACACCCGGGACTGGACGGTCATCCACTCGATGCAGCTCGCGCAGAATCTGGGCGCGACGATGGGGGAGTGTGACTTCGCCGTTCTCATCCCGGGGAAGGGCATCGTGCTCATCGAGGCGAAGACCGCGGAGCACGTGCAGTATCGGGAGGGCGACTGGTACCTCGCGAAGTCGCCGGCACCCACCAAGGATCCGTTCAAGCAGCTTGTGATCGCGCGATCCAGCATCCGCGGGTATCTGCGTCAGCATGAGCTGCTCGACGATGGGCTCCCGATCGCGCGGCTCGTGTGGTTCACGAACCTGAGCCGCCACCAGTTCGAGAACAGGTCGCGCGGCGACATGCAGTTCTTCGAGTGGGAGCTCGGATGGCAGGAGGATCTCGCGAAGCCCGCCTGGCTCATCGAGAAGGTCATCGATGAGCACCTGGCGTGGTTCTCCTCCGTCGACGGCGTCGACTTCGACGGCTCCGTGCTCACGCCTGAGAGGGCGGACCAGATGGCTTCGGCGCTGCTCGGCGATTTCACCGTGACGCAGACGAAATCCGATCGGGCGAAGGCGCGGCGGATCGCCGAGCGGGCGCTCATCGAGGAGCAGGAGTTCGCGCTCGAGCTTGTGGAAGATAATCCGCACGTGTTCTTCGACGGTCCTGCGGGAACCGGCAAGAGCCTGCTCCTCGCAACCGCCGCCCGGAGCCTTGCCAAGCAGGGGCACCGCACGCTCGTCACCTGCTGGAACGTGCTCATGGCTGACGAGCTGCGGTTGCTCGTCGGTCGTCCGGAGATCGAGGTGTTCGACCTCAACAGCCTCATGCTGCAGATCATCGGCGAGCCGACGAATCCGCCAGCCGCAGGCGACGAGTGGTATCGGCGCGAGCTCCCTGAGCGGGCACTCTCCGTGCTTCGCGAGAAGCCGTACCTGGGTGCGTTCGAAGCGATCCTCGTTGACGAGTTCCAGGATGTGGCGGGCAACCCCCTGCTCGTGGAGATCCTGTTCGCGCTTGCCGGCACCGGTTCGGCCGACGGCACTGTGATGCTGCTGGCGGGCGATGACCGGCAGCAGATCCTGCGCACAGGAGAGGCGGTGCGAGCCTTCGACGTCGCCAAGGCGTCGATCCCCGATCTCGTGCATGTTCGTCTGCGCCGCAACTGCCGCAACGTTCCCGAGCTCATCCACTCCGCCGAGAAGCGCCTCGGCCGCTCCCTGGGCTTCACGCGCCACCGGCTCCGTGACGCCACTCCCGGAGGACTCGAGCGCGTTGAGGTCGCACGGGGCCGCGAGACCTCGGCGCTTGCATCCGCGCTCAAGCGGCTGTTGGAACACCACGAGCCGCACGAGATCGTCGTGCTGAGCCCGTTCGGCGAGAGGTCGTCGCTCGTCGGCTCCTTCCTCGCGCGTCCAGAGGCATCCGCTGATGAGCGCTGGCTGCGCAAGCAGCTGGCGACGCCTGGCGGTGGCGGGATCCGCTGGCGGTCGATCTTCAAGTTCAAAGGCCTGGATGCCGAGGCCGTCGTTCTCACCGATATCGACCCTGCCGCGCGCGAGTGGGTCGAATCGACCGGCATCGACTGGGACGACCTGCTCTACGTGGGCATGACACGCGGGCGGTATCGCTGTGTGATGTTGGAGGGCGAGACGAATGGCTGACCGGATTGACGAAGACGGCTCGGCGGGCGGGTCGGCACGCTCCGAATACGAGCGTCGCAAGGCGAAAGACGAGGCGCGGGTACGCCAGACCTGGGGCGAGGGCAGGATCGGTTCGATCGCGGTTGCGTTGACGCCCGAGCGCCAGTCGACGGCCGCGTGGGCGGTCGGCGCAGCGGGCGAGGAGAAGGTGGCGCGCCACCTCGACTCCATCGCATCAGATGCCATCCGCGTTCTTCACGACCGTCGAATTCCGCGAACCAGAGCGAACATCGACCACCTGGTCGTCACCGGGCATGGCGTGTGGGTCGTCGATGCGAAGAGGTATCGCGACAAGCGCCCGAGCCTGCGCGTGGAGGGCGGCATCATCCGTCCGCGGACGGAGACGCTGCTCGTCGGTGGTCGCGATCACTCGAAGCTCGTGCCCGGCGTGCTCGGCCAGGTGGAACGCGTCCGAGCCGTCGTCGGTGACGTCCCCGTCCGAGGTGTGCTGTGTTTCGTGGACGCGGACTGGCCGCTGTTCGGCGGAGAGTTCACCGTCGGGGGCGTTGATGTCGTGTGGCCAGGAAAGCTCCTGAAGATGCTGCAGACGCGGACGGAGGCGGCCTGCGACATCGTGGCCACCGCGGACCTTCTGGCGGCATCGTTCCCCGCGGTCGTCGCCAAGGGCTGAGGCCGCGGTGGTTCAGCCGACCGGACGCGCCCTAACCCCGCACCCCCGCGATCGCATCCCGGTACGCGAGCGCCGACTCCTTGAGCGTCCGCTCGAGCGTGTCGTAGTCGACCCGGATCAGCCCGAAGCGCTTGTGGTAGCCCCACGCCCACTCGAAGTTGTCGAGCAGCGACCAGTAGAAGTAGCCGCGCACGTCGATGCCGGCGTCGATGGCGGCGGAGACGGCGTCGAGGTGCTCGAGCACGAACGAGACGCGGTGGGCGTCGTGCACCGCGCCGTCAGCGGACACCTGATCGTCGAAGGCGGCGCCGTTCTCGGTGACGTACAGCGGCACCCCCAGCCTGCCTGTGTAGTCGCGCTGCGCCCGGGCGAGCAACTCGGTGAGGCCGAACGGCTGGATCTCCCAGCCCATCGCGGTGGTGGGCGCGCCGCTCGGGTGGAACTTCACGAACTCGGCCCCTGGCCACGAGGAGTGCACCGGACGTGTGGTCGGCGCGTCCTGCTGCAGCGGCACTTCGGGCTCCAGCGTCGAGACGAGCTCGCCGTGGTAATAGTTCACGCCCAGGAAGTCGGCGGAACCCTGGATCAGTGCCAGGTCGCCATCCAGCACCACGTCCTCCAGACCGAACGGCGCGAGGTCGGCGCGCAGATCATCCGGGTACGCGCCGCGGAACAGCGGCCCCAGGAAGAACCGGTTGAAGAGCCCGTCGATGCGGCGGGCGGCATCCTGATCGCCCTCGTCGGCGGGGCGCAGCGGATGCACGGGCGCGAGGTTGAGCGTGATGCCCACCGCGGCCGCCCCCGCGGCACGCAGCTCGCGCGCGGCGAGCCCGTGGGCGAGCAGCAGGTGGTGGCCCGCGGCGACGCCCTCGGATGCGGAATAGTGGCCGGGAGCGTGCGCGCCCGCGGT from Salinibacterium sp. ZJ70 carries:
- a CDS encoding GH1 family beta-glucosidase, with product MFPPTFLFGAATAAYQIEGAAHEGGRRDSIWDAFCRVPGAVIDGHDGSVATDHYHRYPEDVALMKQLGLDAYRFSISWARVKPDDASVNPEGLAFYDRLVDELLAADIRPWPTLYHWDMPQAREELGGWPARETAERFAEYALAVYEKLGDRLDTWTTLNEPWCSSFLSYTAGAHAPGHYSASEGVAAGHHLLLAHGLAARELRAAGAAAVGITLNLAPVHPLRPADEGDQDAARRIDGLFNRFFLGPLFRGAYPDDLRADLAPFGLEDVVLDGDLALIQGSADFLGVNYYHGELVSTLEPEVPLQQDAPTTRPVHSSWPGAEFVKFHPSGAPTTAMGWEIQPFGLTELLARAQRDYTGRLGVPLYVTENGAAFDDQVSADGAVHDAHRVSFVLEHLDAVSAAIDAGIDVRGYFYWSLLDNFEWAWGYHKRFGLIRVDYDTLERTLKESALAYRDAIAGVRG